The genome window GACGGTATTTGCCGGTCAACAGCCCTCTGCCGAGCGGACTGTACACGATGACGCCGACAGACTCCGACTCTGCAAAAGGAAGCAGCTCCTGCTCGATATGGCGAGTGATGACGCTGTACTCCGGTTGAATGCTCTCGAAGCGATGCAGCTGGAGACGCTCGCTGACGCCATGTGCTTTGGCTAGCTGCCATGCCGCAAAATTGGAAGCGCCGATATAGCGCACTTTTCCTTGATGCACGAGGTCATCCAGTGCGCGGAGCGTTTCTTCCAACGGCGTGTTGGGATCAAAGCGATGCACCTGATACAGATCGATGTGATCGGTCCGCAATCTGCGCAAGCTGTTCTCTACCGCTCGGATGATGTGGTAACGGCTGAGACCCGCATCATTGACGCCATTTCCTACACGACCGTTCACTTTCGTGGCCAGCACGACCTGATCTCTTTTCCCCTGCAAAAGTCTGCCCAGGATTTCTTCTGATTCTCCGGTCAGCAGCGGATTGTTCAGATCCATTCCTCTGCCGTAGACGTCTGCCGTATCGATCAGGTTGATTCCCGCATCCAGCGCCGCTTCAAGCACCTCCGCCGATTCGGACTCCCCGATCCAGCGCCCAAAAGCCATCGTGCCTAGACTCACCTCGGACACCTTCAAGCCCATCCTGCCCAGCCTACGATAACGCATGCCACTCGCCTCCCCTTCCTTTTTCCCGGCATTTATCCATTGTAATTGTCACGCCATTTCAGCCATCTTTTTTCCAAGAAGCGCACCAGTGAATCCGTTGCCTTGCCGACCAGCGCAAAAATCACGATCCCCACAAACACGATGGCTGTCTGGGAAAACTGGCGGGCGTCCATTATCAGATAGCCGACTCCTTCACTCGATCCCATCAGCTCTGCCACGACGAGCCCCAGCCAGGCAGCGCCCAGAGACAGTCTGACTCCAAGCAAAATATTCGGGAGCGCCGCCGGGAGAATCAGCTGGGTAATTTGCTTCCATTTGCTGAATTGAAGCACTCTGGCCACGTCAAAAAGCTTGGCATCGACATTGCGTATCCCCAGGAATGTATTCACATAGAGGGGGAAAAATGCCCCTTTGGCAATCAGCAGCACCTTGGAAAACTCACCGAATCCAAACCACAAAATAAACAGCGGAGTCACAGCCAAATGGGGGATCGTCCGCAGCATTTGAACGGATGGGTCCAGCGTATGCTCCACGCGATTGGAGAAGCCTACTGCCAGCCCTGCCAGAAGGCCGATGGCTCCCCCCAGCAAAAAGCCAATCGCGGCCCGCGAGATGCTGATCTGCAAATGCCCGAGCAGCTCCCCGCTCAAAAGAAGCTCCAGTGCCGCCATTAGAATTTGCACCGGCGTCGGGAGCATCGTCTCGGATACCCACCCCAGCTCGCCTGCCAGCTGCCAAATGAGCAGGATAGCGGCAGGCAGGATGAGACCTTTCAACCAGATGATGCTTCTGGGCTCGTTACCCGCTTTCGCCTTTCCTTTGGTTTTCACCACCGGCCCCGCAGAAGCCGCAGGCGTTGCGGCTGCAGGAATTCCCTCCGCTTGATTGCTCATCACTCACTCACCTCCGTTAAATACCCGATCGATCGACCAGTTCCAGCTCTTCTACCTTTTCAAACTCGCTGAGAACGAGATGGCGCAGCTCCTGAAAGGAACGGTTTGCCTTTTTGCGTGGGTATGGCAAATCGATGGATACGATCCGCTTGATGGAGCCAGGACGCGCATTCATGATGACGACCCGATTTGCCAGGTAGATCGCTTCATCGATATCATGCGTCACAAACATCATCGTCGTCTTGTTCTCCTGCCAGATGTCGAGCAAGACTTCTTGCATATGTGAACGCGTAAAAGCGTCGAGTGCCCCGAACGGTTCGTCCAGCAGCAGCACCTTTGGCCGGCGCAAGAGAGCGCGGGCGATTGCCACACGCTGCGCCATTCCACCCGACAGCTCGCGAGGATACGACTTCTCAAAGCCCTCGAGACGAACCAGTCGAATCAGCTCCTGGACGCGCTGGCGAATCGTCGCATCCTTCAGCGACAGATTGGCAGCGATGTTCCCTTCGACAGTCAGCCAGGGAAACAGCCGCGGCTCTTGAAAGATAAAGCCTTTATCGATGCCTGGTCCGCTCACCTGCTCCTGGGCCAATTTGACGACTCCCTCGTGCTGCGTATCAAGTCCGGCGATAATTTTCAGCAGCGTGCTCTTCCCGCAGCCGCTCGGTCCGATGACTGTGATGAATTCGCCTTCTTTCACGGATAGGCGAATGTCCTTGAGTGCCTGGGTCACTCCTTTTGGCGTTTCAAACGATTTATCGAGCTGCGCGATTTCCAGAAGAGCTGTCATCCTCGCACTCCCTCCGCCTGCTGTCTCTCCTCCAGCTTCCTTTTGACTGCCGGCAGCAAAAGCTCACCTGTAATCGCCGCCTCCTCGAGATGAGGGTACCCCGACAAAATAAAGGACGAGATGCCGAGGTCCACGTATTCGAGAATGCGGTCGGATACTTGATCAGGCGTGCCTACCAGCAGGACCGCCCCGCCTCCCCGCACCGTCGACAGACCGGTCCACAGATTGGGGCCGATGACGAAATTGTTCGTCCGAGAACCTTCCCGCAGCTCGTTTTGCCGTTTCTGGTTCGTCGCATCCGTCTGGGAGAAACGCTGGCTTGATTGCAGGAGCGCTTTCGGATCAACTTTGCTGATGATTTCCCACGCCTCCTTCCACGCTTCCTCCTCTGTCTCACGCACCATCACCTGAGCCCGAAGACCATAGCGCAGCTCTCGGTCTCTGCCGATCTCCCGCTTTAGTCCCTCCACTTCCGCGATCTGCTCGCGAATCCATTCCAGCGGCTCCGCCCACATCAGATACACATCGGCGGTCTCCGCTGCTACTCGCTTGCCTACTGGTGAACTGCCGCCAAAGTAAAGCGGGGGATGCGGGTTTTGAACAGGCGCTGGGAGGCTTGCCCCTCCCTTGACCTCAAAGTATCGGCCAGAGTAGTGAACGGGCAGCTTTCCTTGCTGATCGGTCTGGTTGCTTGCCAAAAATTTAGCCGGCTGACTGTGAGAGTTCGTCCATACCCCTTTGACAATCTCCAGAAATTCTCTCGTGCGCTCGTAGCGACCGTCATGATCATGAGCGAGCGGGTCTCCCGTCGCAATCAAATCCTGGGGACTGCCACCCGTCACTACATTGATCAGTGCTCTGCCGCCCGTTACCTGGTCGAGTGAAGCGGCCATCCGCGCTGCAAGTACAGGAGCAATCAGTCCCGGCCGCATCGCGACCAGCGGCTTTAGCGTCTGCGTATGGGCAGCAATCGTGGAGCCGACAATCCATGAATCTACGCAAGCTCCCCCGGTCGGAATCAGAGCAAACGTAAAGCCTGCTCGTTCAGCCGTCTGAGCCACTTGAATCATATAGTCTGCAGTCGACTCTCGCTCCGGCTCGACGCCGATGTGCTTGCCATCTCCAGTCGTCGGAATAAACCACCCGAATTCTACCTCTCGCGCCAATTTCCCCATCTGTTTTCCACTCCTCGCTTTACCTTGAATAAAAAAAGAGGCACAGTTCTGTAGCAGCTACAGACTGTGCCTCCAGTTGACTGGTTGGCAGCAAAATGCTAAATCATATTAATTTAGTCGGTATTGAGCGCAATGATATCATCGCTTTCCAATCATTGTCAATAGAACCTTTTGCCCTATCACGATCCTCCATTTTCCCGGTTGACTCCTTTTCCATTTGTTGCTATCATCCATTTCATACTTATTTACTTGGATTTACACTCTACGCCGACCGGACCACTGGAGGCCTCTTCCTGCCGCACATAGATGCGCTGGGAGTGGGGCCTTTTTGTCGTCCTGATTTACCACTTACTTTTATTATGAGGTGATCAGACATGGGCAATCAGAAACGCACTCTTCATTTGAACCTGTTCGTGGCGAGCATGGGCCATCACGAGGCAGCATGGCGCCACCCTTCCTCCAATGTAGAGGAAATCATCGACTTTTCCCACTTGCAGCGCATCGCGCAAAAAGCGGAGCAGGCCAAGCTGGACTCTCTCTTTCTCGCCGATCGCTATGCCACCTCGCGAAAAGCAGTGAAATACGGTGCGATCAGCGGGCTGGAGCCCCTCACTCTTTTGTCCGCCCTGGCAGTCGTGACCAAACGAATCGGGCTGATCGCCACCGTCTCAACCAGCTTCAACGAGCCTTTCAACATCGCTCGGCGCTTTGCTTCCCTCGACCATCTCAGCCAGGGCCGGGCAGGCTGGAATATCATCACCTCCGGAACCGATGGGGAGGCGCAGAATTTCAACCATGACAGAATCCCCGACCACCACGTGCGATACGAACGCGCGCACGAATTTCTCGACGTAACCCTCAAGCTGTGGGACAGCTGGGAGGCAGATGCGCTCATCGCAGATAAAGCGACAGGTATTTACGCGGATAACAGCAAGGTCCATGAGCTCAACCATCGAGGCAAGCATTTCGCTGTTCGCGGCCCTCTGAACCTGTCGCGTTCTCCCCAAGGAAGGCCACTCCTCGTCCAGGCCGGATCCTCCGAGGACGGCAAAGCATTTGCCGCACAGTATGCCGAAGCCATTTTTACCGCTCAGCAATCATTGGCTGATGCCCATGCCTTTTATGCAGACGTCAAGGCGCGTGCCGCCCAGCACGGACGCTCCCCCGAGCAGGTCATCATCCTGCCAGGCATTTGCCCGATCATCGGTGAGAGCGAGGCAGATGCAAAGGAAAAAGAAGCACAGCTTCACGAGCTTACTCATCCCGCCTACAGCTTGCTCCAGCTATCCAATCGGATCGGCTTCGACCTGTCCGGTTATCCACTGGATGGTCCACTGCCCGAACTGCCTGCGACGGAGAAAATCGCCGGGCACCAGAGCCGCACCAAGCTGATCCGGGACTTGGCCGAGAGAGAGCAGCTGACGATTCGCCAGCTTTTGCTGCGCCTCGCAGGAGGACGCGGGCATCGGACCATCGCAGGTACCGCGAAGCAGGTCGCCGATGAGCTGGAGGCTTGGTTTACCCAAGGGGCAGCTGACGGCTTCAACATCATGCCCCAGATCACCAATGGCGGACTCGACGACTTCCTCGATCAGGTCGTCCCGGAGCTGCAGCGACGAGGATTGTTCCGTACCGAGTACACAGGGAAAACCTTGCGCGAGCATTACGGATTGGAGGTTCCCGCCAATCAGTTTGCAGGCTCCCATCAGTATCAATAGCAAATCCTCTCGCTGAAAAGCACACCAACCTTCGAAAGGGATGAACAACATGCAAGCTTTGCAAAAGAAACATAGCTGGTTCCCACTCTTGATCGTATTGTCACTGCTCTTGCTTACCGCGTGCGGCAAGGCACAGAATGCGTCATCTCCACAGCAAGGTCAGAGCGCAGCCACTTCCGTGGGAAAAGAAAAGGTGGTCGTGAACATCGGTATTCAGGGCAGCACAGGGATCCTCTCCTACGCCCGGGATAAGGGAGCCTTTGAAGAAGCCTTCGCCAAGGCGGGAGCTGAAGTCAGATGGCATGAATTCGCGAGCGGCCCTCCCCATTTTGAAGCGATCGCTTCCGGTCGTCTCGATTTTGGAGCAACAGGCGGCACACCCGTTGTCTCGGCCCAAACAGGCGGTGTCGATTTCAAGGCGATCGCCGTGACCAGTGACGGAAAGCGCAACAACGCGATTGTCATCCCCAAAAACAGTCCGATCACTGACATCAAGGAGTTAAAGGGCAAAAAAATTGCCGTCGCCAAAGGCAGCAGCGCTTACAACTTCCTGTACATGGTATTGGATCGTGCCGGCCTGAAAGCGGAGGATGTGCAAATCATCCACCTGCAGCCGGACGAGGCACGCCCCGCTCTCGATACGGGTGCCATCGATGCTTGGTCGACTTGGGAGCCGTATGTCACCACTGCCCTGGTCCAGACCCAGGCAAAATCTCTCGTCACCGGAGAGGATCTCCATATCTTTGCTCCCGGCTTTCTGATTGCGCGTACCGGCTTTACGGCAGAGCATCCTGAACTGACGGTGCTATTTCTCAAAACCTATGAAGAGGTTCGCCAATACTACGTCTCCCATCTCGACGAAGTGACGGATGAATTCGTCAAGACGAAGAAGCTCGAGCGTGAGATCGTCAGCAAGGTCCTGCAAAATTCCAGCCCGATTCTCTCCCCGATCACACCTGAATTCGCCAAAGCCCATCAGGAGCAGGCTGACTTCCTCTACTCTGTGGGCGCGATCAAAAAGAAGCTG of Brevibacillus choshinensis contains these proteins:
- a CDS encoding aldo/keto reductase; its protein translation is MRYRRLGRMGLKVSEVSLGTMAFGRWIGESESAEVLEAALDAGINLIDTADVYGRGMDLNNPLLTGESEEILGRLLQGKRDQVVLATKVNGRVGNGVNDAGLSRYHIIRAVENSLRRLRTDHIDLYQVHRFDPNTPLEETLRALDDLVHQGKVRYIGASNFAAWQLAKAHGVSERLQLHRFESIQPEYSVITRHIEQELLPFAESESVGVIVYSPLGRGLLTGKYRQGEAPPQGSRGAAGEQRLLALLEQERHHHIVEGLKPLAEQRGWTLPQLALAWVLGNQTVTSAILGASRSAHVTESLRFIDERLSSEEVQEIDRISRQAGAQLLTK
- a CDS encoding LLM class flavin-dependent oxidoreductase, which encodes MGNQKRTLHLNLFVASMGHHEAAWRHPSSNVEEIIDFSHLQRIAQKAEQAKLDSLFLADRYATSRKAVKYGAISGLEPLTLLSALAVVTKRIGLIATVSTSFNEPFNIARRFASLDHLSQGRAGWNIITSGTDGEAQNFNHDRIPDHHVRYERAHEFLDVTLKLWDSWEADALIADKATGIYADNSKVHELNHRGKHFAVRGPLNLSRSPQGRPLLVQAGSSEDGKAFAAQYAEAIFTAQQSLADAHAFYADVKARAAQHGRSPEQVIILPGICPIIGESEADAKEKEAQLHELTHPAYSLLQLSNRIGFDLSGYPLDGPLPELPATEKIAGHQSRTKLIRDLAEREQLTIRQLLLRLAGGRGHRTIAGTAKQVADELEAWFTQGAADGFNIMPQITNGGLDDFLDQVVPELQRRGLFRTEYTGKTLREHYGLEVPANQFAGSHQYQ
- a CDS encoding LLM class flavin-dependent oxidoreductase, producing MGKLAREVEFGWFIPTTGDGKHIGVEPERESTADYMIQVAQTAERAGFTFALIPTGGACVDSWIVGSTIAAHTQTLKPLVAMRPGLIAPVLAARMAASLDQVTGGRALINVVTGGSPQDLIATGDPLAHDHDGRYERTREFLEIVKGVWTNSHSQPAKFLASNQTDQQGKLPVHYSGRYFEVKGGASLPAPVQNPHPPLYFGGSSPVGKRVAAETADVYLMWAEPLEWIREQIAEVEGLKREIGRDRELRYGLRAQVMVRETEEEAWKEAWEIISKVDPKALLQSSQRFSQTDATNQKRQNELREGSRTNNFVIGPNLWTGLSTVRGGGAVLLVGTPDQVSDRILEYVDLGISSFILSGYPHLEEAAITGELLLPAVKRKLEERQQAEGVRG
- a CDS encoding aliphatic sulfonate ABC transporter substrate-binding protein, with the translated sequence MQALQKKHSWFPLLIVLSLLLLTACGKAQNASSPQQGQSAATSVGKEKVVVNIGIQGSTGILSYARDKGAFEEAFAKAGAEVRWHEFASGPPHFEAIASGRLDFGATGGTPVVSAQTGGVDFKAIAVTSDGKRNNAIVIPKNSPITDIKELKGKKIAVAKGSSAYNFLYMVLDRAGLKAEDVQIIHLQPDEARPALDTGAIDAWSTWEPYVTTALVQTQAKSLVTGEDLHIFAPGFLIARTGFTAEHPELTVLFLKTYEEVRQYYVSHLDEVTDEFVKTKKLEREIVSKVLQNSSPILSPITPEFAKAHQEQADFLYSVGAIKKKLDTSQVLESKFVEQALKEAGEKNKPF
- a CDS encoding ABC transporter ATP-binding protein; its protein translation is MTALLEIAQLDKSFETPKGVTQALKDIRLSVKEGEFITVIGPSGCGKSTLLKIIAGLDTQHEGVVKLAQEQVSGPGIDKGFIFQEPRLFPWLTVEGNIAANLSLKDATIRQRVQELIRLVRLEGFEKSYPRELSGGMAQRVAIARALLRRPKVLLLDEPFGALDAFTRSHMQEVLLDIWQENKTTMMFVTHDIDEAIYLANRVVIMNARPGSIKRIVSIDLPYPRKKANRSFQELRHLVLSEFEKVEELELVDRSGI
- a CDS encoding ABC transporter permease: MSNQAEGIPAAATPAASAGPVVKTKGKAKAGNEPRSIIWLKGLILPAAILLIWQLAGELGWVSETMLPTPVQILMAALELLLSGELLGHLQISISRAAIGFLLGGAIGLLAGLAVGFSNRVEHTLDPSVQMLRTIPHLAVTPLFILWFGFGEFSKVLLIAKGAFFPLYVNTFLGIRNVDAKLFDVARVLQFSKWKQITQLILPAALPNILLGVRLSLGAAWLGLVVAELMGSSEGVGYLIMDARQFSQTAIVFVGIVIFALVGKATDSLVRFLEKRWLKWRDNYNG